One part of the Maridesulfovibrio bastinii DSM 16055 genome encodes these proteins:
- a CDS encoding MBL fold metallo-hydrolase yields MKAIFIGVGDAFDERETNTSILIDFEGTRILLDCGFTVPKSLFSLIPDADSIDAVFISHFHGDHFMGVPYLLGHMRSAGRKSPLTFIGPKDIEQKIISAVNFAYPTLLSKLEFNLFFEPLTAGEAAFNNSVVIKSVPVVHSVDAFAIKMKCNGFSLYYSGDGCPGDEAFKLAEGCDFIIHESWGIEKGSASHGSVSKSIELARYAGCRTLALIHVYSRLRDKLSLLYKSGAFAGEDFEIVLPEQGDELIFN; encoded by the coding sequence ATGAAAGCGATATTTATCGGGGTTGGAGACGCTTTTGACGAACGGGAAACAAATACTTCCATCTTAATTGATTTTGAAGGGACCAGAATACTTCTTGATTGTGGTTTCACTGTACCAAAATCATTGTTTTCACTCATTCCTGATGCGGATAGTATTGATGCCGTATTCATCTCCCATTTTCATGGTGATCACTTTATGGGTGTGCCCTATCTTCTCGGGCATATGCGTTCTGCCGGGCGAAAATCCCCTCTGACTTTCATTGGCCCTAAAGATATTGAGCAAAAAATTATTTCAGCTGTAAATTTTGCTTATCCGACACTTCTCTCAAAACTGGAATTTAATCTTTTTTTTGAACCCTTGACTGCCGGGGAAGCGGCTTTTAATAATAGTGTAGTTATAAAAAGTGTACCGGTTGTTCATTCTGTGGATGCGTTTGCCATAAAAATGAAATGTAATGGATTCTCATTATATTATAGTGGTGATGGTTGTCCCGGAGACGAAGCCTTCAAGCTGGCTGAAGGTTGTGATTTTATAATACATGAATCCTGGGGTATAGAGAAAGGTTCAGCCTCTCATGGAAGCGTCAGCAAAAGCATAGAACTGGCCCGCTATGCAGGGTGCAGAACCCTTGCTTTGATCCATGTCTATTCCAGACTGCGTGATAAATTGTCTTTGCTCTACAAATCCGGTGCGTTTGCAGGAGAAGATTTTGAAATCGTTCTCCCTGAACAGGGTGATGAGCTTATTTTTAACTGA
- a CDS encoding trypsin-like peptidase domain-containing protein encodes MKKISAVLLLAFAILLPYTASAEDNPRITPVVKAVRETSPAVVNITVTGVTERSESPFSQMFPGDPFDMFFNGLPGMKRKYKTVSAGSGVIINGRKGLVLTNAHVISGGSDVKVRLITGKEYEADIVGSDSDFDIAVLKIRGAGNFPEVKMGDSSDILIGETVVAIGNPFGYNHTVTTGVVSALKRTVRSDHGVYTDFIQTDAAINPGNSGGPLLNILGELIGINTAIQDRAEGIGFAIPINRARRVVNELLATGSVSPVWLGLGGQDLDQSTAGYFNLSKVYGMLVTEVYKHSPAAQAGIVPGDVILSLNGNDVGDKNNYLAMLRVQTKGQNIDLEVLHRDKVRNIKIKPEGLSDNDIEDFAWSRWGLRSSSSKSAGMIVSSVRKGSPAAKLGLSNGDIIHQIGSRRISDKKDFLNCFLSYRMNNTVMLKVQRGRNLYYVRMSF; translated from the coding sequence ATGAAAAAAATATCAGCGGTTCTGCTTCTAGCATTTGCTATATTGCTGCCTTATACCGCCTCAGCTGAAGATAATCCACGCATCACTCCTGTTGTGAAGGCTGTCAGGGAAACTTCTCCGGCTGTTGTAAATATAACTGTTACAGGTGTTACCGAACGCTCAGAGTCTCCTTTTTCCCAGATGTTTCCGGGGGACCCGTTTGATATGTTTTTTAACGGGCTGCCCGGTATGAAACGGAAGTATAAAACTGTGAGTGCCGGTTCAGGGGTCATCATAAACGGCCGGAAAGGGCTGGTGCTTACCAATGCTCATGTAATTTCAGGTGGCAGTGATGTAAAAGTCCGGCTTATTACCGGTAAAGAATATGAAGCTGATATTGTCGGGTCTGATTCCGACTTTGATATCGCAGTATTGAAAATAAGGGGCGCAGGGAATTTCCCGGAAGTAAAAATGGGAGATTCTTCAGATATCTTAATCGGTGAGACCGTTGTAGCTATAGGTAATCCCTTCGGATACAACCATACGGTTACAACCGGAGTTGTCTCGGCCCTCAAAAGGACCGTGCGCTCGGATCATGGCGTTTATACCGACTTTATACAGACTGATGCTGCCATCAACCCCGGAAACAGCGGAGGACCGCTCCTTAATATTCTAGGGGAGCTGATAGGAATAAACACCGCCATTCAGGATCGCGCCGAGGGGATTGGTTTTGCCATCCCTATCAACAGAGCCAGAAGAGTGGTTAATGAGCTTCTGGCAACAGGATCAGTATCACCGGTGTGGCTAGGGCTTGGTGGTCAGGATCTTGACCAGAGCACCGCGGGATATTTCAATTTGAGCAAAGTTTACGGAATGCTTGTGACAGAAGTCTATAAACATTCTCCAGCAGCTCAAGCCGGTATCGTTCCCGGTGATGTCATTCTTTCACTTAACGGCAATGATGTTGGTGATAAAAATAATTATCTGGCAATGCTCAGAGTCCAGACAAAAGGGCAGAATATAGACCTTGAGGTCCTGCACAGGGATAAGGTCAGAAATATAAAAATTAAGCCCGAAGGTTTATCTGATAATGATATAGAAGATTTTGCATGGTCCAGATGGGGACTCAGATCGTCTTCCTCTAAATCAGCAGGAATGATCGTTTCCTCTGTAAGAAAAGGAAGTCCTGCCGCCAAACTGGGACTTTCAAATGGAGATATAATTCACCAGATAGGAAGCAGAAGAATATCCGATAAAAAAGATTTTCTAAACTGTTTCCTGAGCTACCGCATGAATAATACAGTAATGCTCAAAGTTCAGCGCGGTCGGAATCTTTATTATGTCAGGATGAGCTTTTAA
- a CDS encoding helix-turn-helix domain-containing protein, with product MQEHTKKPHTDETLFYVSCPTDKAQKAKHFLATLGCHITDDIDAKDIFPDRDPGTLLAGARYREDLTQTQLSEASGIPRRHISEMENGKRPIGKNNAKKIAAALNIDYRILL from the coding sequence ATGCAGGAACACACGAAAAAGCCCCATACTGACGAAACATTATTTTATGTATCTTGTCCTACCGATAAGGCGCAAAAGGCAAAACACTTCTTAGCAACTCTAGGCTGCCATATAACTGATGATATCGATGCAAAGGACATTTTCCCTGATCGTGATCCGGGAACCCTTTTAGCTGGAGCCAGATATCGCGAAGACCTAACTCAGACTCAGCTATCTGAGGCATCCGGTATTCCAAGGCGTCATATTTCTGAAATGGAGAATGGCAAACGTCCTATCGGTAAAAATAATGCTAAAAAAATCGCTGCTGCTCTGAACATTGATTATAGAATTCTTCTGTAG
- the phoU gene encoding phosphate signaling complex protein PhoU, protein MEQRAHFTKRMEELKVQVLRMASMAETAATNAIKGLLENNSDLAEDVIANDMRINELECELDKNNLELLALGQPMAKDLRFIVGAMRITSNLERIGDEAVNIAHRTVFLSTRPPLPYNQKLEQMAEVTKNMISRSVKSFADEDISLASKVCSMDNEADTLNVRILKNLISNMVTETRLVERGVHIIMSSNHLERIADQSTNIAESVIFIAQGENVKHDCRG, encoded by the coding sequence ATGGAGCAGCGCGCGCATTTCACAAAAAGAATGGAAGAATTAAAAGTGCAGGTTCTGCGCATGGCCAGTATGGCCGAAACAGCGGCAACCAATGCAATTAAAGGTCTTCTGGAGAATAATAGCGACCTTGCCGAAGATGTTATTGCCAACGATATGAGAATCAACGAGCTTGAGTGCGAACTTGATAAAAATAACCTTGAACTTCTTGCGCTTGGTCAGCCTATGGCTAAGGATCTGCGTTTTATTGTAGGAGCCATGCGTATAACCAGCAACCTTGAGCGCATCGGTGATGAAGCTGTAAACATCGCTCACCGCACCGTTTTTTTAAGCACACGTCCGCCGCTTCCGTATAATCAGAAGCTGGAGCAGATGGCTGAAGTAACCAAAAATATGATCAGCCGTTCTGTTAAATCGTTTGCCGATGAAGACATCAGCCTTGCTTCCAAAGTGTGCAGTATGGATAACGAAGCTGATACCTTAAACGTGCGTATTCTTAAAAATCTTATCTCAAATATGGTTACTGAAACCAGACTCGTTGAGCGTGGTGTGCATATAATCATGTCTTCAAACCATCTTGAGAGGATAGCTGATCAATCTACGAATATTGCGGAATCAGTTATTTTTATTGCTCAGGGCGAAAATGTAAAACATGATTGCAGGGGATAA
- a CDS encoding tetratricopeptide repeat protein, producing the protein MQSSYDQIVREFFEAKNGTCVLLTEDNAFYKLLRGTIFKILAIRIDCLIFFHDQAPAIREIKDKIGAGQQVLVFVERQIHGKSTADFILNVKRLFPEIRLIVLTGETSEDELVFLHEMGANNIITKPVSVDSLVQKIAFTIKPQGKLNQLVHAGKEYLGKGELKKVLQICTKILEIKTNSPAGLMLLGDALSGLGKRAEALKAYEKAHEQSKVFIDPIKKLADFHKGNDDEQYLYYLKKLDKLSPLNTERKCEIGRVHLENNQIDEAEGYFDQAVKCAIREAHGYLSEVMSNIAESLFDVSPAKAEKYYSKLLAVKGSSLTSDDLETFNRLGIAMRKQGKWKEAVKNYREALKVAPREGGLYYNIGLAYTDGKDYAKSAQNFKRAINSEQEIHKSSPSVARNIAGIFIKVGMHDDARVVINEALKAFPNDSRLRDLLNKID; encoded by the coding sequence GTGCAAAGCAGTTATGATCAGATTGTTCGTGAATTTTTCGAAGCAAAAAACGGTACATGCGTTCTTCTTACAGAGGATAATGCCTTTTATAAGCTTTTAAGAGGCACCATCTTTAAGATACTTGCTATCCGCATAGATTGTCTGATCTTTTTTCATGATCAGGCTCCGGCAATACGTGAGATAAAAGACAAAATCGGTGCAGGTCAACAGGTTCTGGTTTTTGTTGAACGTCAGATTCATGGTAAATCAACGGCTGACTTTATTTTAAATGTTAAAAGGCTGTTTCCTGAAATCAGACTGATTGTTCTCACCGGCGAAACCAGCGAAGATGAACTGGTCTTTTTACATGAAATGGGTGCCAATAATATTATTACCAAACCTGTTTCCGTGGACAGTCTTGTCCAGAAAATCGCTTTTACCATAAAACCTCAGGGTAAACTCAATCAGCTTGTTCATGCCGGAAAAGAGTATCTTGGCAAAGGCGAATTAAAAAAAGTTCTTCAGATCTGCACTAAAATTTTAGAGATAAAAACAAACAGTCCTGCGGGACTGATGCTTCTGGGTGACGCCCTTAGCGGACTTGGTAAAAGAGCTGAAGCCCTTAAAGCCTATGAGAAAGCCCACGAGCAATCAAAAGTTTTTATTGATCCCATAAAAAAGCTGGCTGATTTTCATAAAGGCAATGATGATGAACAGTATCTGTATTATCTCAAGAAGCTGGATAAGCTGAGTCCTTTAAATACTGAACGAAAATGCGAAATAGGCAGGGTTCACCTTGAAAACAACCAGATTGATGAAGCCGAAGGGTATTTTGATCAGGCTGTAAAATGCGCCATAAGAGAAGCTCATGGCTACCTTTCCGAAGTTATGAGCAATATTGCCGAATCGCTTTTTGATGTTTCCCCGGCCAAGGCGGAGAAATATTATTCAAAACTGCTGGCTGTTAAAGGTTCAAGTCTTACTTCTGATGATCTGGAAACTTTCAACAGACTTGGAATAGCCATGCGCAAGCAGGGCAAGTGGAAAGAGGCTGTTAAGAACTATCGCGAAGCTTTGAAAGTAGCTCCCCGGGAGGGCGGTCTTTATTACAACATAGGTCTGGCTTACACAGATGGTAAAGATTACGCAAAATCAGCTCAGAACTTCAAACGTGCAATTAACAGTGAACAGGAAATCCATAAAAGTTCTCCTTCCGTTGCCAGAAATATTGCAGGAATTTTTATCAAGGTCGGCATGCATGATGATGCCAGAGTTGTTATCAATGAGGCTTTGAAAGCATTTCCAAATGACTCAAGACTTAGGGACCTGCTGAACAAAATCGATTAG
- the sppA gene encoding signal peptide peptidase SppA, protein MQRKKIPSPGFSAKHPIIFGFSLLILVMALMWGAMAFFNGNLRNSMFSSDAIGVVNVKGMITDPIPVVRFIRRLRDDPSVKGVLLRVNSPGGLIAPSQELYLAVKRCAEVKPVVASFGSVAASGGYYAAAPATLIVSNSGSLTGSIGVKAEYANIRELMDKVGIKPEIFTSGKFKAVGSPMVPLTPEQRTYLQNLILDMHDQFVGDVASARGMDRKKVEKIADGRALTGRQAYKLGLVDKIGSYEDAVAYLKAACHLEGSAVLIEGPEKKVPFLSQILGYLGLKPEGAASIDGWRFSY, encoded by the coding sequence ATGCAGAGGAAGAAGATTCCTAGTCCCGGTTTTTCGGCAAAGCATCCGATAATATTCGGATTCAGTTTGCTTATTCTGGTCATGGCCCTCATGTGGGGGGCCATGGCCTTTTTTAATGGAAACTTGAGAAATTCGATGTTTTCGTCTGATGCTATAGGCGTTGTGAATGTAAAGGGCATGATCACCGATCCCATCCCTGTGGTTCGCTTTATTCGCAGACTTCGTGATGATCCTTCGGTGAAAGGTGTTCTGCTGCGGGTTAATTCTCCCGGTGGACTTATTGCTCCTTCTCAGGAACTTTACCTTGCGGTCAAAAGATGCGCCGAGGTCAAACCTGTTGTCGCATCGTTCGGTTCCGTCGCTGCCTCAGGCGGTTATTATGCCGCAGCACCTGCTACCCTCATTGTATCAAATTCCGGCAGTCTTACCGGTAGTATAGGTGTTAAGGCCGAGTATGCAAACATCCGTGAACTGATGGACAAGGTTGGTATAAAACCTGAAATTTTCACCAGTGGAAAATTCAAGGCTGTCGGTTCGCCCATGGTTCCTCTGACTCCTGAGCAGCGGACGTACCTTCAAAATCTGATACTTGATATGCATGATCAGTTTGTAGGTGATGTCGCCTCGGCAAGGGGAATGGATCGCAAGAAGGTTGAAAAAATAGCTGACGGCAGAGCTCTGACCGGAAGACAGGCCTACAAGCTTGGACTTGTTGATAAAATAGGCAGTTATGAGGATGCTGTTGCCTACCTTAAAGCTGCATGCCATCTTGAAGGATCTGCTGTTCTGATAGAAGGTCCTGAAAAGAAAGTTCCCTTTTTATCCCAGATTTTGGGATATCTGGGGCTAAAACCTGAAGGGGCAGCTTCCATCGACGGCTGGCGTTTCAGCTACTGA
- a CDS encoding cache domain-containing protein yields MLPNDSRDSNRKMLPLWLRIAVPATVSLVLFAFLIFFIHMPEYQSGLVEQKKLSLRSVTQIVMNILEYYHDLEMKGVLSRAEAQAEAKKRISLVRYGADNKDYFWIIDSRPVMIVHPYRNDLVGKSVSDLEDGKGKRLIKEIIAGTNSTGEALLEYYWQWQDRPDRIVRKLSFAKRYDPWQWTIGTGIYLDDLEADIANRIKEHGYATVLIIAVILILTLYTVNQGRRAGEEIREKAELVEGVFYASFQGMSVISPEGVILASNKASLDVIEADEADVVGRMYWETPWWDYSSDMMETIRSSVAEASAGNMVKGEVLVKYDGKDTYFDFSLKPFLSESGIPLFLIAESREINDLVEARESLTINEARFRGVFDQSLQLMAIVSAGGVVLEINRSALEFRNVKYEDAIGKYFWDTPWWSHSEESQERVKDDIRRAANGHIVRREIESIIPDSGKRYTDFSLKPAFGAGGEILFLIAEARNITELKKAQKQLEEFNQELESLVDMRTSELQKSVERLENTQKQLVQVEKMAALGDLVAGVAHEINTPIGVSVTSISYLEEKLKDIHLKIDSSSLRKSDLEKFLSVADEATRSTMINLNRAAELIGTFKQVAVDQTTGQKRSFNLREYLDEILLSLRSKYKRTKHSINISCPDDLVLNTYPGAFMQIFSNLIINSLMHAFEEIDDGNIEIRVELGGAKLLIHYSDDGKGMTEYELERVFEPFYTTRRNKGGTGLGMHIVYNLVTSRLGGTIKGSSAPGQGTAFTLSLPSSLIDVQSL; encoded by the coding sequence ATGTTACCAAATGACTCCAGAGACTCTAATCGCAAAATGCTGCCGCTATGGTTGAGGATTGCCGTTCCGGCAACGGTTTCACTCGTTCTGTTTGCATTCCTTATATTTTTTATCCACATGCCTGAATACCAAAGTGGTCTGGTGGAGCAGAAAAAGCTCTCTCTCAGGAGCGTGACTCAGATAGTCATGAATATTCTGGAATATTATCACGATTTGGAAATGAAAGGAGTTCTAAGTCGTGCGGAAGCTCAGGCCGAGGCCAAAAAAAGAATCAGCCTTGTCAGGTACGGAGCTGATAATAAAGATTATTTCTGGATCATTGATTCCCGCCCGGTCATGATAGTTCATCCGTATCGGAATGATCTGGTTGGAAAGAGCGTTTCTGACCTTGAAGATGGTAAAGGTAAAAGACTGATAAAAGAGATTATCGCCGGGACCAATTCAACCGGGGAAGCTCTTCTGGAATACTATTGGCAGTGGCAGGACCGCCCCGATAGAATTGTTCGAAAACTCTCGTTTGCCAAAAGATATGACCCTTGGCAATGGACTATAGGGACGGGAATTTATTTAGATGATCTGGAAGCTGATATTGCCAATAGAATCAAAGAGCATGGATATGCCACAGTTTTAATCATCGCCGTAATCCTTATACTCACACTTTACACGGTAAATCAGGGCCGCAGAGCAGGTGAAGAGATAAGAGAAAAAGCTGAACTTGTGGAAGGCGTATTTTATGCCAGTTTTCAGGGTATGAGTGTCATCAGCCCGGAAGGAGTGATCCTTGCCAGTAATAAAGCTTCTCTTGACGTAATTGAAGCCGATGAGGCTGATGTTGTAGGCAGAATGTACTGGGAAACACCGTGGTGGGATTATTCATCAGATATGATGGAAACAATCCGCAGCAGTGTGGCCGAAGCTTCCGCCGGAAATATGGTCAAGGGTGAAGTGCTCGTAAAATATGACGGCAAAGATACTTATTTTGATTTTTCCCTGAAACCATTTTTATCTGAAAGTGGCATCCCTTTATTTCTGATAGCTGAAAGCAGAGAGATAAACGATCTGGTGGAAGCAAGGGAAAGCCTGACAATAAATGAAGCCCGTTTTCGCGGTGTTTTTGACCAGAGTTTGCAGCTTATGGCAATTGTTTCTGCCGGAGGGGTTGTGCTGGAAATTAACCGCAGTGCTCTGGAATTCAGAAACGTTAAATATGAAGATGCTATCGGAAAATATTTTTGGGATACTCCTTGGTGGTCGCACTCGGAAGAGAGTCAGGAAAGAGTAAAGGATGATATCAGACGGGCAGCTAATGGACATATTGTAAGGCGTGAAATTGAAAGTATTATTCCGGATAGTGGTAAAAGATATACGGACTTTTCTCTTAAACCGGCTTTTGGTGCAGGTGGAGAAATTCTGTTTCTTATAGCTGAGGCTCGCAATATAACTGAGCTTAAGAAAGCCCAGAAACAGCTTGAAGAATTTAATCAGGAACTTGAGTCACTTGTGGATATGCGTACTTCAGAATTACAGAAATCAGTTGAACGTCTGGAAAATACCCAGAAGCAGCTTGTGCAGGTGGAAAAGATGGCTGCGCTTGGTGATCTTGTTGCCGGGGTTGCCCATGAAATCAATACTCCTATAGGGGTGAGTGTAACCAGTATCAGCTATCTGGAAGAAAAACTTAAAGATATCCACTTAAAAATAGATTCCAGTTCACTGCGCAAATCAGACCTTGAAAAGTTCTTGTCGGTTGCGGATGAGGCGACCCGCTCAACAATGATAAATCTTAACCGTGCGGCCGAACTTATCGGAACCTTCAAGCAGGTTGCCGTGGACCAGACAACAGGACAGAAGAGGTCCTTTAATCTGCGCGAGTATCTTGATGAAATACTTCTCAGTCTGCGTTCAAAATACAAACGCACCAAGCACAGCATCAATATAAGCTGTCCGGACGATCTTGTCCTCAACACATATCCGGGTGCTTTTATGCAGATTTTTTCAAATCTTATTATCAACTCACTGATGCATGCTTTTGAAGAAATAGACGATGGCAATATTGAGATAAGAGTTGAACTTGGCGGGGCCAAGCTGCTTATCCACTATAGTGATGACGGTAAGGGTATGACAGAATACGAACTTGAACGTGTCTTTGAGCCATTTTATACCACCAGAAGAAATAAAGGCGGAACCGGACTCGGGATGCACATAGTCTATAATCTGGTGACCTCACGTCTTGGTGGAACCATAAAAGGCTCCAGTGCTCCGGGACAGGGCACTGCTTTTACTCTGAGCCTGCCTTCAAGCCTTATTGACGTGCAGAGCCTTTAA
- a CDS encoding 30S ribosomal protein S1 gives MENDNTNSSEMEMSFEAALEDYLNADFGNLDEGGIVSGEVVKVDNDTVLVDVNFKSEGQIPASEFLNSEGEMTVKVGDKVDVFVVNKNESEGTIHLSRDKAKRMQLFDKLEELQEKEGVVEGRIIRRIKGGYTVDLGGVEAFLPGSHVDLRPVPDMDALVDQTYEFKILKINRRRSNVIVSRRVLLEEQRNEMRSQLLETLEEGQVVTGKVKNVTEYGVFIDLGGLDGLLHITDMSWKRIKHPKEMVALGDELELKVLNFDKDGQKVSLGLKQLVPDPWEDISGKYPEEAKFTGKVTNLADYGAFVELEPGVEGLVHISEMSWTRKLRHPSQMVRVGDEVEVVVLGVDQDKKRISLGMKQVKPNPWDVVAEKFPEGTILEGQIKNITEFGVFIGIEDGIDGLIHVSDISWTKKIRHPSEVYKVGDTVQAKVLTVDKENEKFTLGVKQLTEDPWSQVPSKYPVGCTLEGVVTNITDFGLFVEVEEGIEGLVHVSEISHKKIKNPSEMFKEGVSIQAKVIHVSADERRLGLSIKQLKEEEDKRKPKEFRSSSSEPAGNPLGELLRQKLEDATEAKAAADAEEEDS, from the coding sequence ATGGAAAATGACAACACCAACTCTTCTGAAATGGAAATGAGCTTTGAGGCCGCCCTCGAAGATTATCTTAATGCCGATTTCGGAAATCTGGACGAAGGAGGCATTGTCTCCGGTGAAGTTGTAAAAGTTGATAATGATACTGTTCTTGTCGACGTAAACTTCAAGTCCGAAGGTCAGATCCCCGCATCCGAATTTTTGAATTCCGAAGGTGAGATGACAGTTAAAGTCGGCGACAAAGTAGATGTTTTTGTCGTCAACAAGAACGAAAGCGAAGGCACCATCCACCTTTCTCGCGATAAAGCCAAACGTATGCAGCTTTTCGACAAACTCGAAGAACTGCAGGAAAAAGAAGGCGTTGTTGAAGGTAGAATTATTCGTCGCATCAAGGGCGGCTACACTGTAGATCTCGGCGGCGTGGAAGCATTTCTGCCCGGATCACATGTTGATCTCCGTCCTGTTCCCGATATGGACGCTCTTGTCGATCAGACTTACGAGTTCAAGATCCTCAAAATCAATCGTCGTCGCAGCAACGTTATTGTTTCAAGACGTGTTCTTCTTGAAGAACAGCGCAATGAAATGCGTTCACAGCTTCTTGAAACCCTTGAAGAAGGACAGGTTGTTACCGGTAAAGTCAAGAATGTTACCGAATACGGTGTATTCATTGACCTCGGTGGCCTTGACGGTCTTCTTCACATCACCGACATGTCCTGGAAGCGTATCAAGCATCCTAAGGAAATGGTTGCTCTTGGTGACGAACTTGAACTTAAAGTTCTCAACTTCGATAAAGACGGCCAGAAAGTTTCTCTCGGCCTTAAGCAGCTCGTTCCTGATCCGTGGGAAGATATCTCCGGCAAATACCCTGAAGAAGCTAAATTCACCGGTAAGGTTACAAACCTCGCTGATTACGGTGCATTTGTTGAGCTTGAACCCGGTGTAGAAGGTCTGGTTCACATTTCTGAAATGTCCTGGACCCGCAAGCTGCGTCATCCTTCTCAGATGGTTCGCGTTGGTGACGAAGTTGAAGTTGTCGTCCTCGGCGTTGATCAGGATAAGAAACGCATTTCCCTCGGTATGAAGCAGGTTAAGCCGAATCCTTGGGATGTTGTTGCTGAGAAGTTCCCCGAAGGAACCATTCTTGAAGGCCAGATCAAGAACATCACCGAATTCGGTGTGTTCATCGGCATCGAAGATGGTATCGACGGTCTTATCCATGTTTCCGATATCTCCTGGACCAAGAAAATCCGCCACCCTTCAGAAGTATACAAGGTTGGTGATACCGTTCAGGCCAAGGTTCTTACCGTGGATAAAGAAAACGAGAAGTTCACTCTCGGTGTAAAACAGCTTACCGAAGACCCCTGGTCTCAGGTTCCCTCAAAGTACCCCGTGGGCTGCACTCTTGAAGGTGTCGTAACCAACATTACCGATTTCGGTCTCTTTGTTGAGGTTGAAGAAGGTATCGAAGGTCTGGTTCACGTATCCGAAATCAGCCACAAGAAGATCAAGAATCCTTCTGAAATGTTCAAAGAAGGTGTATCCATTCAGGCAAAAGTCATCCATGTCAGCGCTGATGAACGCAGGCTCGGCCTTTCCATCAAGCAGCTCAAGGAAGAAGAAGACAAGCGTAAACCTAAAGAGTTCCGTTCTTCCAGTTCTGAACCCGCAGGTAACCCTCTTGGTGAACTTCTGAGACAGAAGCTTGAAGATGCAACCGAAGCCAAGGCCGCAGCCGATGCAGAGGAAGAAGATTCCTAG
- the htpX gene encoding zinc metalloprotease HtpX yields the protein MTSQIKTFFLLAVLTAIILFLGGILGGRAGLMFAFIIAMVMNLGSYWYSDKIVLSMYKAEELTPGDSPQLHKMVEELAANAGIPKPRIFLVPQDSPNAFATGRNPENAVVAVTSGIMRILSPEELRGVLAHEIGHITNRDILIQTVAAVMASAIMMIANMIQWATLFGFGGSDDDEGVNPIAAIAIAMIAPIAATLVQMAISRSREYLADETGARISHDPKALAGALYKLDATARNRPMNAAPATENMFIVNPFSGGNMANWFSTHPPIEDRIARLNSMASRV from the coding sequence ATGACAAGCCAGATTAAGACTTTCTTTCTGCTTGCCGTATTAACAGCAATCATCCTTTTTCTTGGGGGTATCCTCGGAGGAAGAGCCGGATTGATGTTCGCTTTTATTATTGCCATGGTGATGAACCTTGGAAGTTACTGGTATTCAGATAAAATAGTTCTTTCCATGTATAAGGCTGAGGAGCTTACTCCGGGAGATTCCCCGCAACTGCACAAAATGGTGGAAGAGCTGGCAGCCAATGCCGGTATTCCCAAACCAAGAATTTTTCTTGTCCCTCAGGATTCCCCGAATGCTTTTGCAACCGGCAGGAATCCCGAAAATGCTGTTGTTGCCGTTACAAGCGGGATTATGCGTATTTTGAGTCCTGAAGAACTTCGCGGAGTTCTTGCCCATGAAATTGGCCACATAACAAACAGGGATATTCTTATCCAGACTGTCGCTGCTGTTATGGCTTCTGCAATTATGATGATTGCAAACATGATTCAGTGGGCAACTCTATTCGGTTTTGGCGGTAGTGACGATGATGAAGGGGTTAATCCCATCGCAGCAATCGCAATTGCCATGATTGCTCCGATTGCTGCAACTCTGGTGCAGATGGCCATTTCCCGCTCCAGAGAATATCTTGCAGATGAAACCGGTGCGAGAATTTCACACGATCCCAAGGCCCTTGCCGGAGCTCTTTACAAGCTTGATGCAACTGCCAGAAATCGTCCCATGAACGCTGCTCCGGCAACTGAAAATATGTTTATTGTAAATCCGTTCAGCGGTGGCAATATGGCCAACTGGTTCAGCACTCATCCTCCGATTGAGGATAGAATTGCAAGACTGAACTCAATGGCTTCCCGGGTATAA